The sequence ACCCAATGAGAGAGACCCTGCGTTCATCCCTTTTTGctgaggaggaaacaggctcagagccaGTGAGAAGCCAAGATGGGAGTCCAAATGCCCTGACTCCACAGCCTGTGCCAGGCATGCCAGAGAAGGCGATCCGATCACCCGGGTCCATCCTCCTAGCTGAGCTGCAGCTTCCACCTGGGCATCTGACCAGCAGAAACCccgagggcagggctgggaataccagagctgtgtgaccttgagcaagttcagAACCCTCTCTGAGCCCAGTCTCTTCCCTGGCTAAATGAGAACTAAGATCCTCCCACCTTCTCCAGGTCCCTGACCGGCGTCTGGCAACCCCTGCTTCCCCAGACACGTGGTGTAGGGGTCGCTGTCCCCCTCGCCCCGCGCTCACCCAGGTACCGCACCCACGTGTCCCGGAAAAGGTCGCGCTCGGCCCCCCGCGGGGGCGGCTCGGACATGGCGCTTCCTCCTTGGCCTCAGTCGCTGCAGCGTGTACTACCGCCTCGGCTTCCACCGGCACTCCCGTTCGCAGCGGCGGGACGGGCCGAGCCGAAGGTCCCCAACTGAAGCACAGGTCATGTAGTCCCCGCCAGCAGGGAGCGTCTGCAAATTCCCCCCGCGCACCGGAGCCCCTCTCCCAGGTTTGAGTTTTACAGCTTAATTTTCTTCACGTTTTCTCGGGAGTCGAGCGGTTGGCGCGATCCTCTTCCAGCACTGGCTGTAGTGTTAGAACCTGAGAGACGGAGGTTCAAATACGGGATGCTGCACTTCTTGGctctgtgacctcgggcaagaGCCTGTAACTTCTCTGCGCCTCActttattcatttgttaattGTGGGGAACAGGACAGGTTCAGTCCTGGGACGGTTTCGAGGATTAATTATACAGTCGTCATTTATTGAGTTTACTACCGGCCAGACCATTGGCTAAAGACTCTAGATGGATTACTTCTTTAAACCCTCCCACCAGCCTGGGACACCGCCCCCCACTCCCCGTTTTACCGATGAGTAATAGAGACACAGGAAAAATATTAATAGGTCACTTTCCCAGGACATATAACCGCTGAGTAGTGAAGCCGGCATTGACTCCAGGCAGTGCAGCTCCAGTTCCCATGCTCCTAAGGTGAGCTGAGTAAATGAGGCTGGGGGAGCGAATGGTGAGAACCCTGGTGATGTGGATGCTTGGACTCTTAGAGTCCCTACCCCATCCTCATCTATCAAGCACTGGAGTCTAACTGGACCGAGCCTCTTCGGGGCAGGAACACGAATGAACGAATGAGGCCAGGGAAACAGGGTTGGGGTACAAGACTTCAGGGAAATGAGCAGAACAGAATGAGAGGACGTGGGGTTATTGATTACTGAAGAGGAAACTCTTCCCCTGCTGCACCTCAGTTTACCCATGTGAGGAGTAAGTGCACTTCACTAAAGCTCTGTGAATCCTTTGGGGGTACCAGCGAGCAAAGGCCCAGCCTTTAAAGACAGGcagtcctgggttcaaatgccAGTTGTGCCGCCTATGGACGGTCAGCCACGTCTGTAAGAAATAAGAGtagccaacatttactgagcgtACACTTGTACCAGGCTTTCTAAGCGCTCTGAGTGTATTATTTCCTTGAATCCTTGTAATAAGGCGATAAGCACAGGGCTGTTGCCTGGTACCCAGGAGACGCTCATTAAAGAATTAGCTTTATTATCATCAAATAAAGGTCACAGCCTCCCTGTTGAGGTCCCTGATTTCAGCCCTGGGAGTCTTCATCATTGTAGGATCGTGTAGGGCAGCCAGGTCAGCTGTGATCTCGCAGGAAGCTGGGATCGCGACTCAAAGTGATCCTCAACCCCGGAAACACTGGCAGTGCCTGCACGGAATTAGGAGACGGTCCCTAACACCACGTGATCGTTCCTTCTCCGTCACCCTCCCAATCCAGGCCCACCGCAGGCGCCGCGCGCGCTCGCCAGACCCGCACTAGTTGGCGCGCTCAGAGAAGCCCGAGTTGGGCGGGGCCTCCGTCCTGACCGTGAAGGTGGTCAGGTGCACCCTTAGTGCCCTTAGCAAAGATGGCGGAGGACAGCCCACCGGCTGGGCCAATCAGGGGGCGAGCAGGCCGTCGGGACTCCGTCAGCGCACGGAAGACGAGCAGATGGCTTCTGCGCATGCGCCCCGCTTATTGGCGGGGAGAAGCTGGCACCCCGAGGCGGAAGTTTGCCTGTGTGAGGAACTGTGAGGAGCTAGGCGGAGGGTACTAACTTCCACGCCCTGCGCGCTGAACGTTCTTTATTCATTGGTTACTTTTCCTAACAGAGCGCTGTAAACCAAGGTCGGGATATCCTCCTGGGGGGGTCTGGCTGGGACCCATGCGGCCTCGGGGCCTCCTGTCAGTGCCAGCCTTGCCCCTGACTCCTGCTCCCTCAGCTTGGCCAGACCATCTCCCCAGGATGGGTCAGGGCCTGGGTTTCTGAGGGGTGGAAGCTTCAGGACTCACACCCACCGCCAGCCTCCCTGGCCCTTCACGGAGCTGGGATCCCTGGaggtaacttctctgtgctttgtTTGCACTGAAGGACAATGGCTGGGTACCAAAGCTCACTGTCCCAGGAAGCTCTGAGTCACTGACAATCATTAGTAATTAAAGAGGCAGCCAGTGGGACCCAGGAATTGGTGGATTCCTCGAGGTGAGGGAGAGGCCTGCCTGTCTACCCTTGAAACGGAAGACCTATGCTGACTCGGGCCCCCTCCCGAGACCTGGGAAAAGCCAAAAGATCCTAGCCTCGGTAGAAAGTTCAGAAGAGCCTCAGACCCCCACCGTAACTCTAGCAACCGGCTACCTTGCTACTCCTTATTATGATCTAGACTTACATGTTCATTTGGGAGCAAGTTCCTCCCCTGCAGCTAGCTTCCCTAAAGTGTTAGGTCTCAATCTCTCCCCTTTTTCCTAATTTCCTCCCTGCCACCCCATGGTACCCCTCTTCCTGTCTCATCTGTCACTGGACAGGTGAAGTTGGCACAGCTTTTAAGACAGATGCTGTCACGATGCTCAGCCCCTGGGGACTTCTTAGTAATTTGAGAGGCAAGGAGGCCCACTCCATCTAGTCTCCCTCTTCCTAATTCTGAAATGAAGGCTCCCCAGATCCAGCCCCGAGGTCTTTCTTCTAGCCCAGTTTCTTTGGGCGTCAGAGTGCTGGGAAAATGACTGCTACAAGGGATAGAAACTGACAGGGAGACGCTGAGGGAGCCAGGCCTGCTGTGGGAGGAGGTGTTACTTTGgggtgactgcccccagctgtttcattttctcttctgagGCTTTGTCTGGAAGCAGGACCTCCACGGTGAAACTGACCTTCTTTGCATGAATGAAGCTGTAGGTGTTGTCAAACCGCAGGACAtctgaggggagggaaaaaaacagacattCAGGCAATTCTGACAAAGAGCTTAGAGACAGTGATTTTGGTTGACTGAGCAAGGCAGTGTGGTAGGTAATGAGGATGAAGGTAGCATGAGCAATGGTCCTTCACCTTCTGAAACCTAGTCTAGCTGGGTTACAAGATGTtcatgaagagaaaaatatataagacAGAACATGCCAAGTGCCAGATGAGTGGCAGAGACAGTCACATCTGTAACAGCTTGGAAGGAGGGGGCCCTGTAGACTGAAATCATGTGAAAGGCTTTTTAAAGGAGTTAGAGCTTGAACTGGGTCTTGAAAGGAGGGAGTAGAATTAGTTGCAGCAGtagttattataataataataataataatggtaacaatGGCTATTTATGTGACTCAATACTGGGATGGCAATCTATATATATTATTCACAATAACTCTTGAGTTCAGCATTAGTATTGTGTTATATAAAAAGAAAGTCACTGTGTCACACAGTGAGGAAGGGATGGAGCTGGAATTTCCCTCTGGCCTGCACTGCTGCCTGACTTGGGCCCTAGAAAGCCTAATCCTGTTCAGTTTCTGACAAAAGGTAAAATATGCAAACATTTTGAACCAGAAACTTATcccacagaaagataaatagacAAAGATGCTCAATGCACCCCTATTTGTAGTaataaaagatgaggaaaactaaaatgttcaaagaagaaTTGCTTTAAAAGTTTTTGTTGAAATACTATTCTGTATAAAAAGAAAGAGGTGAGCTTCATAGAAGTGACTGGGGAAACTAGTGACAATATATCCTTAGGCTAAAAAGAGCAAGTTGCAGAACAATTTGTAAACCATTTCTAACATTtttgttaatatatgtaaaaaaaatttttttggctttgttaCTTGGTCTACCTACATTGACaagttttacaatttaaaaattccttcaaATATACACTGAATAACAGATATAATTCCTATGAATGTATATGGGTGGGCACATGTCCTGTATATTATGGAAACACATAATGCTTCTAAAGGGATGGAAAATATTTGGTAGGATAATACACAAGATCTGTTAGTGGTTTCCTCTGGGGAGAGAAAATGGGCATGCAGTTGGCAGAAAAGGCTTCCAACCCTTGGCCAAGGAACAGACTGCTTTTAATCTAacccttcttttttttagaaatttttccaTTCCAGTCAAACACCCCTTCCAAAGAACAGagtgggaaaacaaaaacactagctCTGCCCCTTCCCTATCCTGGTCTTCTCTAACTTttcccagccaaaaaaaaccctgtGCATTTAATCTTTCCCCTTTTCTGCCCCTGGATAAAATGCATAGTTTTAGACTGAGGGTAGACACACCACTCACCCTTttcttcatggtgtgaagtgAGTAATTAGTCATTGATCTTCTCTCTGAGCCAGAGGTCTTTCAGGACCAATGGTGCCTCTGGAAAGAGGGAAGCTTCCTCTCTGACCTGGATGACAGAGCCTTAGCAACCAGTCAGTCATGCTAGAGAAGAAGTCTTTGAGCTCCTTGGACCAAGCATCAGGATTGAGATGACTCTGCCTAGCATGACGTTCTAACCTCAGAAGCAAGGAAGGGGCTGTTGTGACACCCAGGCCCGAGGGAAGTGGTTCATTTTGACACTAATCATGTACTCACAGACTTGTAGAGGCCCCAGAGATCCTCCAGGCTAGGGCTCCTTCACTTTTGTTGGGGAACTGACCCCccctgagaatctgatgaaagcatACAATTTCAGATCCCATGGAGCCCATCATGGACCCTTTGGGGCAGTGGTTCCCATGGGGAAGTTACCATTCTGAAGAGAGGAGGAGCTGGGGGTAACTGTGCCCTCTCATTTATGTATTGagaaaacatatatattcttagtgtccttttatttctcttttatattccaGATAGGAGAGTATATTGACTTTTTAATTATGTGTAGGTGGTTATAATatctatgaatttcatttcagaGTAGTAAAGGGGACATTAGACACCACTTATTATAAAAGGGAAGTGTTTGGTCTTTAAAGATTTAGAATCACTGCTCTGGGGAGTCATAGACCCCAGATTAAGATCTGCTCTAGCCTACTCCCCTCATTCTAAGGAAAAAGAGAGCAAAATCTAATTAGAGACACTCGGAGAGTTACTGGCAAAGCTGGACTCAGAAACCGGGTCTTCTGGTGCCTAGAGGGGCTGTTTAACCTTCCTACAGTGCTTCAGCTCTTCTAGACCACATTGCATGCTCCAgatctttttttctgaatcttttcCTTTCCTAGAAGAGTACTCTACACTCAGGACCTCAGGAAATATTagttgggagaaaaaaaagtggAATCAGTTTAAACTTTGGTTCTCAGTAACTGAGTACGGTTGGGAAAGGACCAGAGCAGCCCAGGGAGGGTTAATGTGCTCTCAGCATTGGAAGCTGGCAcagagttttaatttctccactggGTGATTATGTCCCACTTTGCAGGGGGTCGCCTGGTTCTCCAAGTGCATCACCCGCCCACAGGTGAGCTTATAACCTAACACTGGGTTCTCACTGGGCTCAACTCTAACCTGAGCCATGGCCCAGGCAACAGCCGACCCCACCTGGTTGTCTTTATACCTGGGCAGGGGGCATGGATGCTGCGGCCTTTTCACCTCCTGAGAATGGACAATAAGTAGCTCCCAGTCAAGGCCCCACAGGCAGATAAACATTCcatctgggaatatatccaaggGGAACTATAATTTGGGATTTGCAAACCTAAGCCTGATTATGTTAAAGGGTTCATGGTACTACAGAGAGGTAGTGGGCAGTGCTGGAAAACGGTTTGGGCTCTGCTACTGAGTTTGGGTAAATTACTTCCCAGGTCTGGGACCCCACTCTCTCCTCTGtcacatgatcatctctaggGTAGTCTATGGTCACGAGATCCTGCACTAGGACCCTAGGATTCTCTCCTGTCTCCGTTTCTTGGTGTCTATGTGGGCTACACTGTGGGAGAGATAACATCCCCTCTCTATACCTCAGCTTCCCTgtcctttaaaagagaaattcaagCTTATATGTATGAAATGCTTTATGCTCTGAGGATGACAGTGTCTGGGCTGGTCCTAAGCCTTGTTCTTGATGAAGCACACAGTATACCCCCTTCTCCCTCAGGACCCGGCAGCTCGCTAACAAGAATACTTCTCCTCCCTGGGGAGCCAGACCACAGAGTATATGTGAGGAGCGGGCGGTGGAGACTGAGGTTGCTTGGGCTGTGGGGGAGGACACAGGATCTGAGGTTGGGGCAATGGTGTGGACAAGTACAGAGGCCAAGACATCTGTGGGGCTAGTTCAGACCTCTGGCAGTGCTGCCATGGAAATAGGGCGGAGGGCTTCTCCCATCTCTGGCACAATCTCCCCAGTGGCCCTTCTCCCCCAGGTTTTgccctaataataataatggtggcCACAGTGCGCTGAGTGCTGCGTGGCAGGCATTACGCTAAGTGCTGCACAGACCTGATCGCATTTCATCATTAGGTGTCCCTATGAGGTAGAGAATTTGATCCCCATTGTAGCaatcaggaaactgaagctcagggaggcCAACTCACTTGCCTAAGGACTAGTCAGTGGTCAAGTCCATCTCAGCTTGATGACAAAGCCCTTGCTGTCACTGATTTTCCATGCCTGGCCCCTTGGCTCAGACAGAGAGGAAACTGGAGATTTGAtgggggttttgtgtgtgtgtgtatgtgatttttCTGCTTATAAATGTAGTACATGTTCTTTGTAACATAACCTGTATTTGCAGGGCCAGTATAAAGAAACGAAAGCCCTCTATAAGCTTCCTACCACCCCAGAGATAACCACCATTAGCGTTAGCAGAGTcctgagaattctttttttttttctgataggtaagaagtgaatttatttagagaaacaTACTCCACAGACGGAGtggggccatctcagaaggtgaaagCGGCCAACCCCAGAATTCCGTTGACCTTTTTTAGCCAAAGTGAGTATATACCATATATGCTAAGtctcatgctttatttttttttaacatgtatcaGACATCTTATATGTCAGTTTATTCTCTTTAATGCATATattgtattccattatatggatggaCCATAATTCATTTAACAAGACCTTCTTAAGGCCATTTAGTTTATTGTCAGTTTCCCAAACTGCTAGGAACATCCATGTACCTATATCTTTGTGTCTTTGTGTAAATATTTCTGTACGATAAATTTCCAgaggtagaattgctgagtcaaagggaATTTAATCGATATTGCAAAGCTAAGTGAGGTTAAACACCTTTTCAAATGCCTATTTGCCATTCTTATTCCTCTTGGGTAAACTTCCTGTTCATGTTCTGTGGCCATTTTTTGATCAATTTGGAGATGAGTGAAGTTCAGCAGAGTCAAGGCTAGGTTTGTCAGCACTTTGCTCACCCTGTGATCCCTACACCTACGTAACGTGTTCTGCCTCTCTGATATCTGGGGACGGCGCATCCCCAGGAAATGTCTAATGGCAGTCACAGCCCCAGTTACACCTGGACCAGGTCACCTTGAGCCTGTCATCTCACCTCTCCAGGCCTAGGTTTCCTCACCTATGCAAGAGAGGTTGAAACTGATGGAGCTCCACTTCTAGTTCTAACAGTGTGAGACCTTAAATCCATGGAGAAAGAGGGACCTCCCAGGCAGACAGCTAGAGCAGGGGCTTCGAGCCAAGACAGAGACTTACAGATGCCAGGATCGCTGCAGGTGAGGGTCCCATCCTCAGGGACCAGGTGGGCATTGTACCTCTGGTTGGCCAGCACCTCTGTCATCTCCCCTGCCCTCTGCCGCTCCCCCATTTTGGTCTTCAGGAAAATCCCAAAACCGATGTCCGAACCATCCGACATGAACTGCCACCTGCAGGGGACACCCACCCACTTAGACATGATTCCGTGTGCATGTGCCCTCTCTGGGGTCCTGCCACCAGGGcttctcccaccccagcccacccccggCACCTACGGCCAGAAGGCTCAGGTCTCCTGGAAGGGTCCAGAACCCTACCTGAGGACACAGCCTGGGAAGAGAATTTCATACTCCACTTGGTGGGAGGAGCCCCGGGAAATCTGCACACTGTGTTCGTACTGCTGTTTCACCTGGTCTCGCACGTAATACTTCTTGGGGATGTCACCCCCGTAGTTGATCTAGAAGCAGAGCACAGAGTGAGCTGGAATGTGCATTTGAGCCAGGCGTCCCTGGTCACCTCTGGCCCCTGGCAGCCCATACCTTGGATTTACACTTGGGGTCTCCATCAGGGTCAGTCATGGTGCCCCCATACTCCACAGGCAGCTGGTCAGGGCTGACATGTTTCAGTAAAACCTCCTTCCAGTTTGCtggcaggagagggaaggaaggagaaaaaaggatcACCACTAGGCAGGATTTCATCACAGCCCTGGCAGTCTAcacaaaagaggcagaaaaaaaccCGTCTGCCCCTGCACACAAAACACGGGCATTGGGAGCACAGGACGTGCGCACAGCTCTGCAGGGGGTTCAAGAGGAGCTGTCACCCAGATGACTGCCCTGTTCTGGACCAGGAAGCAGGATACAGAGGTCCTGTCCCCACTGCCTCTGGCCAGTGAAGCGACCTGAGGCAAATCACTTCATTCTGAGCCTAGTTCCTCCTGCCCTGCAAGGTTATGGTGGGAGTGAAGTGAACTAAGTACTTAAGAAGGTGTTTGTTGTAAACTGTAGAATGCCCTACCTGTATGAGAGTGTATTATCACTCCCAGGAAGGAGATACAAATATTTGAAGTGCAAGTGGGAGGGaacaaagaaaggagggaagggcattccaCGCAGAGGGAACAGCGCATGTGGCAGGCAGGAGGGCAGTCAACATGATCTGCCCTAGTTAGACTGAGCGTGAGGGCATGACCACTGTCACCTACTGTGCTCACTTgtgatttattgaatgaatgcatcACTGTAGACTGACCCCTTAAATGGGCTCCCTTGGCTTTACCCCAGCCACAGTTTCACTTCTGCTCTTGTTTTGTAGGCTATTTGGCTACCAGTgatttggctcttttttttttttttttaaataaccaagCCCTTTCCTGACTAGGAGAGTTTGCCTCAAGTGCAACCAAGGCTGAGATCCACTTCTCTGCCAGATTCCTAAACAAGTATCAGCCAAGGACAATATTTTGATACTGGAAACCTTTCCGTGCTGATGAGAGAGACCAGATATAGGGAGCAGCTCCAGGTCACAGGGTACCACCCAGCTTCCTCTGTGGCTGGAGATGCCTGTAAACCCACAGGGATGGTCCAGGGTCTCCCAGCCTTCAGATTTCTAGGGACTTGAGACCATGCAACTCCAGGGGTGCTTTAATCTGTGCTAAGTACCAGTGACCAGCCCAGGGTGAATTTCTCCCCTCCTCTATTGAAGATCCTATACCTTCCCAGCCCGAGGCGGGTTTGGTTGAAAGGGTTTCAGGTGTGGGTGGGGGAACTGACTGAACCTCCTCTGCAGCCCCGCTGCCAGGAAACCGAACTGGCTCATGCTCATGGTGGGTGGCAGCCACAGAAAAGCCAAAAATCATTAGAGCCTTTTCCTCAGACTTTGTGTTTCTTCACCCAGTTCAGCTGGAGGGTTGGAATAAGGCCAGAAGGATTCTTCCCATCTCACAGAGAGGAACTGAGGCTACAAGGACAGAATTTGTTGCACTAGAGCCAGGACCAGCACCCAGAAGTCCTGTGCTTTCCAGACTGCTTTGCACCACACCCAGGCTCAGCACACATTTGGAAAACCTCCACTTTCAATGTGGTGCCTGAAGGTGAACATTCAGAAACCTTCAGAATTCCCTACCCCCAGTTCAACTCCACAGGTGGCATTAAGCCGTCCACGAGCCAGTCCCAATCTACCTTTCTAGGCTTGTCTCCCACCACTCCACATCACGCTCCAGCCAAACTCGACTCTTGCCTGTCCCTGGCTGGCTTGATTCCCATGGGTCTTCCTTGCTGGCTTCCCCTTGTCCCCTGATGTTCTCCTGCTGCCCTGCCTATCCAGTGTCCGTCTGCCCGCTTCCCCACCAAACTCAAAATCGCTTCTCCACTCCCTGGTGGGCTCCTCTTTCTCTGCATGTCCTTGAGCCTGGATATTCCCCAGGCTTCAGCCTCTGTTCTGTGGGCAGTCTTATCTCCTCTCAAGGTTTTAGGTGCTGTCTCTATCTAAAACTCCAAATCTCCAGACTGGAGTTTGCCCCTAAGCTTCAGGCCCAGGCATCCCCAACATGTGTACATCTCACAGACTCCTAGAACTCAACTTCAAGCCTTTCCTTCTGATTGTATTATTCCCCATTGGAACTAACTGCATCAGAGTGACTGCAATGCTATCACTCATGCCAGACACCAGGGAGCCATTCTagatttctcttcctcccttcctacaTCCAGTCAATTGAGTTCTGCTGTTCCACTTTCTATGGAAGTCTGAAATCCACCCTCTCCTCTCCGTCCCTACAGCCCCCGCCCTGGCTCAGGCTTGCAACACCTGGTGCGCAGGCTGTGGCCGCGGTGTACAAACTGGTATCTGTCCTGAGAATCAGATCCTGGTACCCCACTCCCTGCCCCGGCTCAGGAACTCCTCTCTGGTGCCCAGTGGCCTGTAGAGTTGTGTCCCAGCTTCCCGACACAGTGCCCTGGATTCTCGGCGACCCAGCTCCTGGCACCCGGCTGCCTCTCCACATCATCTCTTGCACACCCTGTTGTGCGCCCTCTTCAGCTGCCCGTGCCATGGTGTGTAAGGTCTTTGctcagtgtttttctttctgcccAACAGCTTCCTGCCTTGCTTCACCTGGCTACCCTACTCATTCCATAGCTTGCAGCTGAGGGAGGcatcaccccctccccaggctaGGCGGGGTGAGCGCCCCTGCTCAGTGTTCCCATGGGCTTTTCCTTTTACATGTAACTCCTCTCTTTTACATGTAACATCTCGCGCTGATATACATCTGTTTGTGTCTCCCTTCTCCGAGAGGCCGCAAGCTCTTCAAGGGACTCTGTCTTACCTTTGTGGCCTTGACACCTACCTAGTTCAGGGCCGGGCACACAGCAGGTAACCCATCCAATGAAGCCATGTGTACTTGCCCTCAACTGAAAGCAACCTCTGCTCCTGTGACCTCCCTTCTCTGCCGCATCTAGTGCCTTTTCTAGTTTGTGTCCTAGCTTTCTCTTAAAGGTCTCCTGTTTCACTGCAAGCTCATTGAGGACAAGGACTGGCATTCCATTCATCTTTGAATTTCTCCAGAGTGTCTGAGAGAAAGAGTTCTTAGGAAAACAGACAGGAAGCCCCTTGCTCTGGCCCAGCCTGCTCCTGGGTCCCACTGCTCCCAAACCAGCAGAGGGAGCCTTTGCCCCGGCAGCTCTGGCCGTACCTCTAACGCCATCCCCAGCGGGGCTGCAGCTGTGCCATGGAGTGGCGGAGAGTCTGGGCTACTCACCCCCCAGGACCATGATCTTCTTACGAGTGTCCTCACTCAGGAAGGGTTTGATGAGGTTATAGGCCACAGGAAACAGCTTGGGGGCTGGAACAGAGACCAGGCCACGTGAGGCCGGGAGCAGTCCCCACTCTGTCCCTAACAGTGTCCGCCGTAGCCCCCAGTGTCTGGCCACATACTCCCTGGTGCTGTGGAGCCCACACAGGCAGCCCTATGTGAGGCTCGGCTTTCCTGTCTGTATGGGGGGATGGTCTTCCTTTCTCACGGGGCTGGGTGGCTCGAAGGAGGTAACGAATACTAAAAGCTTTGTGAATTATAAAGCGGTCTGCGTACATCAGGGGTCGGTCTTCTGAACAGGTCCTAAGACCGCACCCTCCACCCCCGACTTTGGCTCACTCTATTTCACTCTCCTTAATCTGTCCCAGTAATATTTTTGGCCCCTCTTTCCCATTGGGCTTCATCACAGGTAGATGCCAACTTACCTTTAATAACAAAAAGACGCTTCAGTGTTTCGGGGTAATTTTCCTCAAACATGCAGAGAAACTGTGGAAAGAATCCAGCGGGCTCAGAACTCTGTGCCAGGGAGGGAGGCCCTGCTTCCTCtggcttcccccaccccacagggCCTCCTAGCAGAGGGACCCACCCCCCGACCCTCACCTCtcaccctcccaccaccccccagccctggccttcACCTCTCCATAGGCCTCCACAGCTGGCTTCCAGAGATGTTTGAGGCCAAGCCCCTCACAGTCATAAATCAGGGTGATGGTCTCTATCTTCTTCCCCGTctgcaggggacagaggaacaGAAAGTCGCATCAGGCTGCCccccacacaacacacacacagaagcccACCCCGGTTCAGGGAAAATGCTGATTGTACCCTGTGCCCATACTGCAACCAGATCCCGCAGGGCCGTACCTAGGGTTTTCCAAATCGAGGTAATTACCCCAGGCCAGAATTGTGGCCTAGACAAGTCACCCTTCCCGTTTAGATCTCCGTGTTCTCATCCACTAAACAACTGGGTGAACTTAGATTACATCTGAAGTCCCTTCTGTTCTGCAGTTTGACCTGGTGGCCCCCCTCGTCCTCTGCACCCCATGCAGCCACTCATCTCGCAGGCACAGATGCTCTCTGTCCAGTCTAAGCCCTTCAGGTGCATCTCTAACGCTTCTCTGCATGCCCAGCCCCACAGGGCCTCTGCGCACACTAGATTTTCAGTGAATGTGGAAGACACTGTTGAAATGTCCCCAAATGTATCACATGGTCTCACTGGATCTTTACGACTGctgaggaggagggcaggggagaggacCATGGCAGCTCCGCCTTGCTCTTCAGTCTTTTTCCAGTAAGAGAATCAGCTGTCCTTAGCTTTGTCTGAATTCAGAGTTAGGGAAGCACAGAATCTGAGCTCACTGACACCAGCGGCACCCAAATACTTGTCCAAGGATAGAGTGGTCCCTGACAAGGATTCCCCTGGTGCCCAGATAACAGGAGAAAAGTAATGATAACGTAGCACGTTTTCTATGAAGCTAAACCTTACTCAATTAAAGGACGGCCCTTTATTCTGAGACAATGCCGTCCCTATAGTTTGGCGGGTTAATTATGGCAATTATAGCTGGTTAGTGTTTTCTAAGTCcttattggaaaaataaaaattcagtaacATAGATCACTCCCTAAAACTTTGCAATTTCACTGGTCTATGAAATCTAAACGTCGGGGCCTAAAGCTGCCCTTAAAGCCACATGTGACACCCACACTTCTGTGTGACCACCTCCACCGGGCGTTAACTTCTCTTCAGCCGTGCTGGTCCCCTCACCTTTTCGGTCTGGCAGGCGCACTCCCGCAGAAGCAGCTCGCAGTC is a genomic window of Balaenoptera ricei isolate mBalRic1 chromosome 14, mBalRic1.hap2, whole genome shotgun sequence containing:
- the SEC14L2 gene encoding SEC14-like protein 2 — translated: MSGRVGDLSPRQKEALAKFRENVHDVLPTLPNPDDYFLLRWLRARSFDLQKSEAMLRKHVEVRKQKDIDNIMSWQPPEVVQQYLSGGMCGYDLDGCPIWYDIIGPLDAKGLLLSATKQDLVKTKMRDCELLLRECACQTEKTGKKIETITLIYDCEGLGLKHLWKPAVEAYGEFLCMFEENYPETLKRLFVIKAPKLFPVAYNLIKPFLSEDTRKKIMVLGANWKEVLLKHVSPDQLPVEYGGTMTDPDGDPKCKSKINYGGDIPKKYYVRDQVKQQYEHSVQISRGSSHQVEYEILFPGCVLRWQFMSDGSDIGFGIFLKTKMGERQRAGEMTEVLANQRYNAHLVPEDGTLTCSDPGIYVLRFDNTYSFIHAKKVSFTVEVLLPDKASEEKMKQLGAVTPK